The following proteins are encoded in a genomic region of Gammaproteobacteria bacterium:
- a CDS encoding class I SAM-dependent methyltransferase: MDSYDEIPYHSAPFAETHPVNLAVLGRLFGLETPDPDRCRFLELGCASGGNLIPMAVHLPGGWLEGIELSAAQAADGASLVAELGLANARIRQGDILDLGDDLGEFDYIVTHGVYSWVPEAVQERILGLCAEHLAPGGVAYVSYNTLPGWRMRGTLRDALLYHARGVEAPAERLARAREVLARLDAALAGVDTLPARFLRQEIGYLRDAHPSYLYHEYLESRNEPLLVSELVRRAGRHGLQYLGDTDLAGMFPASAGAGVAPLIEGIEDQVELEQYLDFVRNRGFRQTLLCRTERDLRREIDLETLDRLAVFASLEPPRKLDLRTTRPAPFRKANGKGFEVHHPLTRAALAVLGEAFPDSLTLPALREEAVRRVSAAGAGPLARQTDHLAGEIFSLYAHAALGLDTRARSWPRGSLERPRAARLARAQAARGAGHVATPRHGTLTLDPFAARLVALMDGTRSRDELVEGLATDLAEGRLDAGVPVPQPLRPRVAENVDRLLRLFARQGVLE; the protein is encoded by the coding sequence ATGGACAGCTACGACGAGATCCCCTACCACAGCGCGCCCTTCGCGGAGACCCACCCCGTGAACCTCGCGGTGCTCGGCCGGCTGTTCGGGCTCGAGACCCCCGACCCGGACCGCTGCCGGTTCCTGGAGCTCGGCTGCGCGAGCGGCGGGAACCTCATCCCCATGGCCGTGCACCTGCCCGGGGGCTGGCTCGAGGGGATCGAGCTCTCCGCCGCCCAGGCGGCGGACGGGGCGTCGCTCGTGGCCGAGCTCGGCCTCGCCAACGCACGCATCCGCCAGGGCGACATCCTGGACCTGGGGGACGACCTGGGGGAATTCGACTACATCGTCACCCACGGGGTGTACTCCTGGGTGCCCGAGGCGGTGCAGGAGCGGATCCTGGGGCTCTGCGCCGAGCACCTCGCGCCGGGCGGCGTGGCCTATGTGAGCTACAACACGCTACCCGGCTGGCGCATGCGGGGGACGCTGCGCGACGCCCTGCTCTACCACGCGCGCGGGGTCGAGGCGCCCGCCGAGCGGCTCGCCCGGGCGCGCGAGGTGCTCGCCCGCCTGGACGCGGCGTTGGCGGGCGTCGACACCCTCCCCGCGCGTTTCCTGCGCCAGGAGATCGGCTACCTGCGCGATGCCCACCCGAGCTACCTCTACCACGAGTACCTGGAGAGCCGGAACGAGCCCCTGCTGGTGAGCGAGCTCGTGCGCCGGGCCGGGCGCCACGGACTGCAATACCTCGGCGACACGGACCTGGCCGGGATGTTCCCCGCCAGTGCGGGCGCTGGCGTGGCCCCCCTGATCGAGGGCATCGAGGACCAGGTGGAGCTGGAGCAGTACCTCGACTTCGTGCGCAACCGCGGCTTTCGCCAGACCCTGTTGTGCCGGACGGAGCGGGACCTCCGGCGGGAGATCGACCTGGAGACCCTGGACCGGCTGGCCGTCTTCGCCTCGCTCGAGCCGCCGCGCAAGCTGGACCTGCGCACCACCCGGCCGGCCCCGTTCCGCAAGGCGAACGGCAAGGGCTTCGAGGTCCACCATCCCCTGACGCGGGCCGCCCTGGCGGTCCTGGGAGAGGCGTTCCCGGACTCCCTGACCCTGCCCGCCCTGCGCGAGGAGGCGGTCCGCCGGGTGAGCGCCGCCGGCGCGGGCCCCCTCGCACGCCAGACCGACCACCTGGCGGGCGAGATCTTCAGCCTCTACGCCCACGCGGCCCTCGGGCTCGACACCCGTGCGCGGTCCTGGCCCCGGGGGTCTCTCGAGCGCCCGCGCGCGGCCCGGCTCGCCCGGGCTCAGGCGGCGAGGGGCGCCGGGCACGTGGCCACGCCGCGCCACGGCACCCTCACGCTCGACCCGTTCGCCGCGCGGCTCGTAGCCCTCATGGACGGGACGCGGAGCCGTGACGAGCTGGTCGAGGGGCTCGCGACCGACCTCGCTGAGGGGCGGCTGGACGCCGGCGTCCCCGTCCCCCAGCCCCTGCGCCCCCGGGTGGCCGAGAACGTGGACCGCCTGCTGCGCCTCTTCGCCCGGCAAGGGGTGCTCGAGTAG
- a CDS encoding glycosyltransferase family 39 protein, which translates to MSESARAAALAVALLALYLAASLARPVLPVDETRYLAVAWEMWQRGDLLVPTLNGEPYSHKPPLLFWLVHAGWAAAGVSSWWPRTLVALFALGSLGLLRPLTRELFPERTEAAGWAPLVLATSWPWAYFSSAIMFDLVLSFFVLLGALGLVRAWRGGGASAWAVYAVALGGGLLTKGPVVLLHLLPVAVLAPLWGRGAGTLGWAWYGRLLLGTLGGAAVALAWAVPAGIAGGEAYRDAILWGQTAGRLSESFAHREPWWFYLAALPVLTLPWWGWPALWRGARGTPFREAGVRFVLVQGASALLALSLVSGKQEQYLLPEVAVLAALGGRMLAGRREPGGGRRGVEGFALTSGVAVAVLAVAAVPVLGPAFDLGAVSSTLRSLEAQGVPLANEGKYHGQFHFLGRLQRPLEVVREDQIPDWLAGHPSGRVVVYFRGESYTGPGRVEYVQPYRGQNLAVVAAP; encoded by the coding sequence GTGAGCGAGTCGGCCCGGGCAGCGGCACTCGCCGTCGCGCTCCTCGCGCTCTACCTCGCGGCGAGCCTCGCGCGTCCCGTCCTGCCGGTCGACGAGACGCGGTACCTCGCGGTCGCCTGGGAGATGTGGCAGCGCGGGGACCTGCTGGTCCCGACCCTGAACGGCGAGCCCTACAGCCACAAGCCGCCGCTCCTCTTCTGGCTGGTCCACGCCGGGTGGGCGGCGGCCGGGGTCAGCTCCTGGTGGCCGCGGACCCTGGTCGCGCTCTTCGCCCTGGGCAGCCTGGGGCTCCTGCGCCCGCTCACCCGGGAGCTCTTCCCCGAGCGGACCGAGGCCGCGGGGTGGGCGCCCCTGGTGCTGGCCACCTCCTGGCCCTGGGCGTACTTCTCCTCGGCCATCATGTTCGACCTGGTGCTCTCGTTCTTCGTCCTGCTGGGCGCCCTCGGGCTCGTCCGGGCGTGGCGCGGAGGGGGTGCCTCGGCCTGGGCCGTCTACGCGGTCGCCCTCGGCGGGGGGCTCCTCACCAAGGGGCCCGTGGTGCTCCTGCACCTGCTGCCGGTCGCCGTGCTGGCGCCCCTCTGGGGACGGGGGGCCGGAACGCTCGGGTGGGCGTGGTACGGGAGGCTCCTCCTCGGCACCCTCGGCGGGGCGGCGGTGGCCCTCGCCTGGGCCGTTCCCGCGGGGATCGCCGGGGGCGAGGCCTACCGGGACGCCATCCTGTGGGGGCAGACCGCGGGGCGGCTGAGCGAATCCTTTGCCCACCGGGAGCCCTGGTGGTTCTATCTGGCGGCCCTGCCCGTGCTGACGCTGCCCTGGTGGGGGTGGCCGGCGCTCTGGCGTGGGGCCCGGGGCACGCCCTTCCGGGAGGCTGGGGTGCGCTTCGTCCTGGTCCAGGGCGCGTCCGCGTTGCTGGCCCTGAGCCTCGTGAGCGGGAAGCAGGAGCAGTACCTCCTGCCCGAGGTGGCGGTGCTGGCGGCGCTGGGGGGGCGGATGCTGGCCGGGCGCCGCGAGCCGGGGGGGGGCCGGCGCGGCGTCGAGGGGTTTGCCCTGACGAGCGGCGTTGCCGTCGCGGTGCTCGCGGTGGCGGCCGTGCCGGTGCTCGGGCCGGCCTTCGACCTGGGAGCGGTCTCCTCCACCCTGCGCTCCCTCGAGGCGCAGGGCGTTCCGCTCGCGAACGAGGGCAAGTACCACGGCCAGTTCCACTTCCTCGGCCGGCTGCAGCGGCCCCTGGAGGTCGTTCGAGAGGACCAGATCCCCGATTGGCTGGCCGGCCACCCCTCGGGGCGCGTGGTGGTCTACTTCCGGGGCGAGTCCTACACCGGGCCGGGCCGGGTGGAATACGTCCAGCCCTACCGGGGGCAGAACCTGGCGGTGGTGGCGGCCCCCTGA
- a CDS encoding patatin-like phospholipase family protein encodes MIALALLVPSVGTLAAPAAPTGSPRIGLVLSGGGARGSAHIGVIKVLEELRIPVHAIAGTSMGSLVGGAFAAGLGAADLERAVTGADWNELFNDDPPRALWPARRKEGSYRPTWNFSIGVRDGKARLPPGAIAGQNVQLFLSELTKGVEGIERFDELAIPFRAVATDLERGTMKVFDRGSLPLAMRASMAVPGVFAPLHSEGRIYVDGGLVRNTPVDVARQMGVDHLIVVRLLGDPMKPEQLNTVVGVAGQMINILISQNESASLAEIDPARDVLVQPNLGDIGSGQFNRAADAIAIGERAARAAAPLLARFSLSEADYAAWRRLTVRPAQPVERVEEVRVVGLERVNPEVFTPLEQDLEKKPLDRERLVDDIRVAYAKGDFERIGYRFERGDEGHVLVVDAIEKSWGPGYFSLGLGFSSDNQGDDRFGLRGTYRQSWLNRLGAEWTTSVTVGNEPKLATELFQPLRLDRAVFVAPYLDYSKTPLSVFRDDRRVARYDIARTRAGADLGTTLENGVEARVGAYFLSNDTQVDTGPMALPEGRVNESGARVRVSYDTLDSPYLPRTGNRVTLEVDRPLPPMGSETDFIRAYARWTGAWAFGEHTLSTDVRGGSSFGDRMPFYEQFALGGFTRLSGNPNELFRGNQMAFGNLIYHRQIATLPAPLGRGLYVGGSLEAGRLWDVDEALDNPSRWRFGSSVFFGADTWIGPIFLAYGLSDEGDHTLYFMLGRP; translated from the coding sequence TTGATCGCCCTCGCCCTCCTCGTGCCCTCGGTAGGGACTCTCGCGGCGCCCGCCGCCCCCACGGGGTCGCCCCGCATCGGCCTGGTGCTGAGCGGTGGGGGGGCCCGGGGCTCGGCGCACATCGGGGTCATCAAGGTCCTGGAGGAGCTGCGCATCCCCGTGCACGCCATCGCCGGCACCAGCATGGGCTCCCTCGTGGGCGGCGCATTCGCCGCCGGCCTGGGGGCCGCGGACCTGGAGCGTGCGGTGACGGGCGCCGACTGGAACGAGCTCTTCAACGACGACCCCCCGCGGGCCCTCTGGCCCGCCCGACGCAAGGAGGGCAGCTACCGGCCCACCTGGAATTTCTCCATCGGGGTACGCGACGGGAAGGCACGCCTGCCCCCGGGGGCTATCGCGGGCCAGAACGTCCAGTTGTTCCTGAGCGAGTTGACGAAGGGCGTCGAGGGGATAGAGCGCTTCGACGAGTTGGCGATCCCGTTCCGGGCGGTGGCCACCGACCTCGAGAGGGGCACCATGAAGGTCTTCGACCGGGGGTCGCTGCCCCTCGCCATGCGCGCGAGCATGGCAGTGCCCGGGGTGTTCGCGCCGCTGCACTCCGAGGGCCGCATCTACGTGGACGGGGGACTCGTGCGCAACACCCCCGTCGACGTGGCCCGGCAGATGGGCGTCGATCACCTGATCGTCGTGCGCCTGCTCGGTGACCCCATGAAGCCCGAACAGCTCAACACCGTCGTGGGCGTCGCCGGGCAGATGATCAACATCCTGATCAGCCAGAACGAGTCCGCGTCGCTCGCCGAGATCGACCCCGCGCGCGACGTCCTGGTCCAACCCAATCTGGGCGACATCGGCTCCGGCCAGTTCAACCGCGCCGCCGACGCCATCGCCATCGGCGAGCGGGCCGCGCGCGCCGCCGCTCCGCTCCTGGCGCGCTTCAGCCTGAGCGAGGCCGACTACGCGGCCTGGCGCCGGTTGACGGTCCGGCCCGCCCAGCCCGTCGAGCGGGTCGAGGAGGTCCGGGTCGTGGGACTCGAGCGGGTGAACCCGGAGGTCTTCACCCCACTCGAGCAGGACCTGGAGAAGAAGCCGCTGGACCGGGAGCGGCTGGTGGACGACATCCGGGTCGCCTACGCCAAGGGCGACTTCGAGCGGATCGGCTACCGCTTCGAGCGCGGGGACGAGGGCCACGTGCTGGTCGTCGACGCGATCGAGAAGTCCTGGGGTCCGGGCTACTTCAGCCTGGGCCTCGGCTTCTCCAGCGACAACCAGGGCGACGACCGCTTCGGGCTGCGCGGCACCTATCGCCAGAGCTGGCTCAACCGTCTCGGCGCCGAGTGGACCACCTCGGTCACGGTGGGCAACGAGCCGAAGCTCGCGACCGAGCTGTTCCAGCCGCTGCGCCTCGACCGGGCGGTGTTCGTGGCCCCCTACCTCGACTACTCGAAGACCCCGCTCAGCGTCTTCCGGGACGACCGCCGGGTGGCCCGCTACGACATCGCCCGCACGCGCGCCGGCGCAGACCTGGGCACGACGCTGGAGAACGGCGTCGAGGCCCGGGTGGGGGCATACTTCCTGTCGAACGACACGCAGGTGGACACGGGCCCGATGGCGCTGCCCGAGGGCCGCGTCAACGAGTCTGGGGCACGGGTCCGGGTCAGCTACGACACCCTGGACAGCCCCTACCTACCGCGCACCGGCAACCGCGTCACGCTGGAGGTCGACCGCCCGCTCCCGCCCATGGGCTCGGAGACCGACTTCATCCGCGCCTACGCGCGCTGGACCGGGGCCTGGGCGTTCGGCGAGCACACCCTCAGCACGGACGTGCGGGGCGGGAGCAGCTTCGGCGACCGCATGCCCTTCTACGAGCAGTTCGCGCTCGGCGGTTTCACGCGGCTCTCCGGCAACCCCAACGAGCTCTTCCGCGGCAACCAGATGGCCTTCGGGAACCTCATCTACCACCGCCAGATCGCGACCCTTCCGGCGCCGTTGGGCCGGGGGCTGTACGTCGGCGGGTCGCTCGAGGCGGGCCGGCTGTGGGACGTAGACGAGGCCCTCGACAACCCGTCGAGGTGGCGCTTCGGCAGCAGCGTCTTCTTCGGCGCCGACACCTGGATCGGCCCGATCTTCCTCGCCTATGGCCTGTCGGACGAGGGCGATCACACCCTCTACTTCATGCTCGGACGGCCCTGA
- a CDS encoding YgiQ family radical SAM protein: MTTTRDLFSYPRFWAERLGPAPFLPMSRAEMDALGWEECDVVLVTGDAYVDHPSFGMALIGRLLEAQGFRVGVIAQPNWHGPEPFRALGRPRLFYGVTAGNMDSMVNRYTADRRLRSDDAYTPGGEAGRRPDRAVIVYAQRCRQAFPDVPIVLGGIEASLRRVAHYDYWSDKVRRSIVPDAKADLLLYGNAERALVALTHRLAAGEPVGSITDLRGTALVRPAGAPADPDAVRLPAYEEVARDPVRYAQASRLVHLESNPGNARPLVQRHGDRDVWVNPPPLPLSTREMDRVYELPYARRPHPAYGDARIPAYEMIRFSVTILRGCFGGCTFCSITEHEGRIIQSRSEDSVLREVETLRDEAPGFTGVVSDLGGPTANMYRLACRDRRIEAQCRRLSCLYPVICRNLRTDHGALVGLYRKVRALPGVKKVLIASGVRYDLALESPEYVRELVTHHVGGYLKVAPEHVRPGPLAHMMKPPVAAFERFQALFERYSREAGKEQYLVPYFIAAHPGTTDEDMLELSLWMKRNGLRADQVQAFLPSPMALATAMYHSGKNPLHRVDAGSAEVHVPRGGRVRRLHKAFLRYHDAENWPLLREALRRMGRADLIGNGRHQLVPSWQPPGTGQRPEGTRGPGGAGPARPAPGRRRR; this comes from the coding sequence TTGACCACGACCCGTGACCTCTTCTCCTACCCCCGCTTCTGGGCCGAGCGCCTGGGTCCCGCGCCGTTCCTGCCCATGTCCCGCGCGGAGATGGACGCCCTCGGCTGGGAGGAGTGCGACGTGGTCCTGGTGACGGGCGACGCCTACGTGGACCACCCGAGCTTCGGCATGGCCCTCATCGGGAGGCTGCTCGAGGCCCAGGGATTCCGGGTCGGGGTCATCGCCCAGCCAAACTGGCACGGGCCCGAGCCCTTCCGGGCCCTCGGCCGGCCGCGGCTCTTCTACGGCGTCACCGCGGGCAACATGGACTCCATGGTGAACCGCTACACGGCCGACCGGCGGCTGCGCAGCGACGACGCCTACACGCCCGGAGGCGAGGCCGGGCGCCGGCCGGACCGGGCCGTCATCGTCTACGCGCAGCGCTGCCGGCAGGCCTTCCCGGACGTGCCCATCGTGCTCGGCGGGATCGAGGCGAGCCTGCGCCGCGTGGCCCACTACGACTACTGGTCCGACAAGGTCCGCCGCTCCATCGTCCCCGATGCCAAGGCCGACCTGCTGCTGTACGGCAACGCCGAGCGCGCCCTGGTGGCCCTCACCCACCGTCTCGCGGCGGGGGAGCCCGTCGGGTCCATCACGGACCTGCGGGGGACCGCCCTCGTGCGCCCCGCGGGCGCCCCGGCCGACCCCGACGCGGTCCGCCTACCGGCCTACGAGGAGGTCGCCCGCGACCCCGTGCGCTACGCCCAGGCCTCGCGCCTCGTGCACCTGGAGTCCAACCCCGGCAACGCCCGGCCCCTGGTGCAGCGCCACGGCGACCGCGACGTGTGGGTCAACCCGCCGCCGCTTCCGCTCTCCACCCGCGAGATGGACCGGGTATACGAGCTGCCCTACGCGCGCCGCCCTCACCCCGCCTACGGCGACGCCCGCATCCCCGCCTACGAGATGATCCGGTTCTCGGTGACCATCCTGCGGGGCTGCTTCGGCGGGTGCACCTTCTGCTCCATCACCGAGCACGAGGGCCGAATCATCCAGAGCCGCTCCGAGGACTCGGTCCTGCGCGAGGTGGAGACGCTGCGCGACGAGGCGCCCGGCTTCACGGGCGTCGTCTCCGACCTGGGCGGGCCCACGGCCAACATGTACCGCCTGGCCTGCCGGGACCGGCGCATCGAGGCGCAGTGCCGGCGGCTCTCCTGCCTCTACCCGGTCATCTGCCGCAACCTGCGGACCGACCACGGGGCGCTCGTCGGGCTCTACCGCAAGGTCCGGGCGCTGCCCGGCGTGAAGAAGGTCCTGATCGCCTCGGGCGTTCGCTACGACCTCGCGCTCGAGTCCCCCGAGTACGTACGGGAGCTCGTCACCCACCACGTGGGCGGCTACCTGAAGGTCGCCCCGGAGCACGTCCGCCCGGGTCCCCTCGCGCACATGATGAAACCGCCGGTCGCGGCCTTCGAGCGGTTCCAGGCGCTCTTCGAGCGCTACTCCCGGGAGGCGGGCAAGGAGCAGTACCTCGTGCCCTACTTCATCGCCGCGCACCCGGGGACCACCGACGAGGACATGCTGGAGCTCAGCCTCTGGATGAAGCGCAACGGCCTGCGCGCGGACCAGGTCCAGGCCTTCCTGCCCTCCCCCATGGCGCTGGCGACGGCGATGTACCACTCGGGCAAGAACCCCCTGCACCGGGTGGACGCGGGATCCGCCGAGGTGCACGTCCCCCGCGGCGGACGCGTGCGCCGCCTGCACAAGGCCTTCCTGCGCTACCACGACGCCGAGAACTGGCCGCTCCTGCGCGAGGCCCTGCGCCGGATGGGGCGGGCGGACTTGATCGGCAACGGCCGCCACCAGCTGGTCCCCTCCTGGCAGCCGCCCGGGACCGGACAGCGGCCCGAGGGCACCCGGGGTCCGGGGGGCGCGGGCCCCGCGCGGCCGGCACCGGGGCGGCGCCGGCGTTGA
- a CDS encoding glycosyltransferase — protein MVTRTSLRLFVAALAAAVSLGAWVWLNQAQPAADWHGTINGVSFSPYQRGQDPLAERYPSAADIDGDLALLAGKVKRVRTYSSLDGIEEVPRLAARHGLTVTAGAWLDQRMERNEQEVVNLIRNARAYRNIDRLIVGNESVLRADLSVDRLIRYLKVVRNATGLPVSTAEPWHVWLKHPELVREVDFIAVHILPYWEGVPADGAIDYVLHRYDELRAKYPGKPILVGEVGWPSGGSSRATAGATRDAEATRVNQAQFVRSWLNTARERGIEYFVMEAFDQPWKRPIEGSVGKYWGIWDVDRLPKFEMTGAVVENPHWGLHAALAVTLGLLPGLWFVLRQPRLRSTGHVFMTALLQGAGALFTWNLLMPLREDYGPAGLALWAALVAAQLVLIAVVLVNGFELAEMLWTGRWARRFLPAQPLPTQRFPKVSLHLAICNEPADLVIETLDSLAALDYPDFEVLVIDNNTPDPETWKPVEAHCRQLGERFRFYSLGKWPGFKAGALNFALRETAPDAEIVGVVDSDYVVERDWLKGLVPHFNRPEVGFVQAPQDHRAWEGKRFQEMINWEYAGFFHLGMVHRNERNAIIQHGTMTLIRRPALEVLGGWAEWTICEDAELGLRLLESGYESVYVNHVYGRGLTPHSFGAYRKQRFRWAYGAMQILKGHWRALTGRAESKLDGAQRYHFIMGWLPWVAEGLYFVFTGVALAWTAAMLFWPQHFDFPPVGVLLPVLGVLVFKLVHSLSLYAARVPCDWSQRIGAAIAGMSLTHVIGRAMLQGMVTNKVPFLRTPKAEEKPGLALGLSMAREESLAMAALWLASAGTVLRFGTQGAEVTLWAVVLLAQSLPYAAALVTSLANALPTREPASAPRPALEPIGLPEPEEVARRA, from the coding sequence ATGGTCACGCGCACATCCTTACGCCTGTTCGTCGCCGCCCTGGCAGCGGCCGTCAGCCTGGGGGCCTGGGTCTGGCTGAACCAGGCGCAGCCCGCCGCCGACTGGCACGGCACCATCAACGGCGTGTCGTTCAGCCCCTATCAGCGGGGCCAGGACCCTCTGGCCGAGCGCTATCCGAGCGCCGCGGACATCGACGGTGACCTCGCCCTGCTCGCCGGCAAGGTGAAGCGGGTCCGCACGTACTCCTCCCTCGACGGTATCGAGGAGGTGCCCCGGCTCGCCGCGAGACACGGACTCACCGTCACGGCGGGCGCGTGGCTCGACCAGCGCATGGAGCGCAACGAGCAGGAGGTCGTCAACCTCATCCGCAACGCCCGGGCCTACCGCAACATCGACCGCCTGATCGTCGGCAACGAGTCGGTGCTGCGCGCGGACCTGAGCGTGGACCGCCTGATCCGCTACCTGAAGGTCGTGCGCAACGCGACCGGCCTCCCGGTGTCCACCGCCGAGCCGTGGCACGTCTGGCTCAAGCACCCGGAGCTGGTGCGCGAGGTGGACTTCATCGCCGTGCACATCCTGCCCTACTGGGAAGGCGTGCCCGCCGACGGTGCCATCGACTACGTGCTGCACCGTTACGACGAACTGCGCGCCAAGTACCCCGGCAAGCCGATCCTCGTGGGCGAGGTGGGCTGGCCGAGCGGCGGCAGCAGCCGTGCGACCGCGGGCGCCACCCGGGACGCCGAGGCCACCCGCGTCAATCAGGCCCAGTTCGTGCGCAGCTGGCTCAACACCGCCCGCGAGCGCGGCATCGAGTACTTCGTGATGGAGGCGTTCGACCAGCCCTGGAAACGCCCCATCGAAGGCAGCGTCGGTAAGTACTGGGGCATCTGGGACGTGGACCGCCTGCCCAAGTTCGAGATGACCGGCGCGGTGGTCGAGAACCCGCACTGGGGACTCCACGCGGCCCTCGCCGTGACCCTGGGCCTGCTGCCCGGCCTGTGGTTCGTGCTGCGCCAGCCGCGCCTGCGCTCGACCGGGCACGTCTTCATGACCGCGCTCCTGCAGGGCGCCGGCGCCCTCTTCACCTGGAACCTGCTGATGCCGTTGCGCGAGGACTACGGTCCGGCGGGGCTCGCCCTGTGGGCCGCCCTGGTCGCGGCCCAGCTCGTGCTGATCGCCGTCGTCCTGGTGAACGGCTTCGAGCTCGCCGAGATGCTCTGGACCGGGCGCTGGGCGCGCCGGTTCCTCCCGGCGCAGCCGCTGCCGACCCAGCGCTTCCCGAAGGTCTCGCTGCACCTGGCGATCTGCAACGAGCCGGCGGACCTCGTCATCGAGACCCTGGACAGCCTCGCCGCCCTCGACTACCCGGACTTCGAGGTCCTGGTGATCGACAACAACACGCCGGACCCCGAGACCTGGAAGCCGGTCGAGGCGCACTGCCGCCAGCTCGGTGAGCGCTTCCGCTTCTACAGCCTCGGCAAGTGGCCTGGCTTCAAGGCGGGCGCGCTCAACTTCGCCCTGCGCGAGACCGCCCCGGACGCGGAGATCGTCGGCGTGGTGGACAGCGACTACGTGGTGGAGCGCGACTGGCTGAAGGGCCTGGTTCCGCACTTCAACCGCCCCGAAGTGGGCTTCGTGCAGGCGCCCCAGGACCACCGCGCCTGGGAGGGCAAGCGCTTCCAGGAGATGATCAACTGGGAGTACGCCGGCTTCTTCCACCTCGGCATGGTCCACCGCAACGAGCGCAACGCGATCATCCAGCACGGCACCATGACCCTCATCCGGCGCCCCGCGCTCGAGGTCCTGGGCGGCTGGGCCGAGTGGACCATCTGCGAGGACGCGGAGCTCGGCCTGCGGCTGCTCGAGTCGGGCTACGAGTCGGTGTACGTCAACCACGTCTACGGGCGCGGGCTGACCCCGCACTCCTTCGGCGCCTACCGCAAGCAGCGGTTCCGGTGGGCGTACGGCGCGATGCAGATCCTGAAGGGTCACTGGCGCGCCCTGACCGGCCGCGCGGAGAGCAAGCTCGACGGAGCCCAGCGCTACCACTTCATCATGGGCTGGCTGCCCTGGGTTGCCGAGGGCCTGTACTTCGTGTTCACCGGGGTCGCGCTGGCCTGGACCGCCGCGATGCTGTTCTGGCCCCAGCACTTCGATTTCCCGCCGGTGGGCGTGCTGCTCCCGGTGCTCGGGGTGCTGGTGTTCAAGCTGGTGCACTCGCTCTCGCTCTACGCCGCCCGCGTTCCCTGCGATTGGAGCCAGCGCATCGGCGCGGCGATCGCCGGCATGTCGCTCACCCACGTCATCGGGCGCGCCATGCTGCAGGGCATGGTGACCAACAAGGTGCCCTTCCTGCGCACCCCGAAGGCCGAAGAGAAGCCGGGCCTCGCGCTCGGCCTGTCCATGGCCCGCGAGGAGTCGCTGGCGATGGCCGCCCTGTGGCTCGCCTCGGCGGGCACGGTGCTGCGCTTCGGGACGCAAGGGGCGGAGGTGACGCTCTGGGCGGTGGTGCTGCTTGCCCAGTCGCTGCCCTACGCGGCGGCCCTGGTGACCTCGCTTGCCAACGCCCTGCCCACCCGCGAGCCGGCGAGCGCGCCGAGGCCGGCCCTGGAGCCCATCGGCCTGCCGGAGCCCGAGGAGGTGGCCCGGCGCGCCTGA
- a CDS encoding glycosyltransferase family 2 protein translates to MTDATPDFDGRLSVVVPVRDERENVATLVAEIHEALAGLADLEVLYVDDGSRDGTAEALGEACARYPRLRVLRHAEACGQSAALRSGVRAARFPWVATLDGDGQNDPRDLPALLALVSPARRAPGLELVAGNRVTRRDTWLRRLSSRVANGVRSWLLGDHTPDTGCGLKVFGRDFFLSLPYFDHVHRFLPALALREGGGVLSVPVSHRPRAAGSSKYGVSNRLWVGIVDLLGVAWLQRRMRRPVLARPPGGKEGTPGP, encoded by the coding sequence GTGACCGACGCGACGCCCGATTTCGACGGTCGACTCTCGGTGGTCGTGCCGGTCAGGGACGAGCGCGAGAACGTGGCCACGCTCGTGGCCGAGATCCACGAGGCGCTCGCCGGCCTCGCCGACCTCGAGGTCCTCTACGTGGACGATGGCAGCCGGGACGGGACGGCCGAGGCCCTGGGCGAGGCGTGCGCGCGCTACCCGCGGCTGCGGGTCCTGCGGCACGCCGAGGCGTGCGGGCAGAGCGCCGCCCTCCGCTCCGGGGTGCGCGCCGCCCGCTTCCCCTGGGTCGCCACGCTCGACGGTGACGGCCAGAACGACCCCCGGGACCTGCCGGCGCTGCTCGCCCTGGTTTCCCCGGCGCGCCGCGCGCCGGGCCTCGAGCTCGTCGCCGGCAACCGGGTGACACGCCGCGACACCTGGCTGAGGCGGCTCTCCTCGCGGGTGGCCAACGGCGTGAGGTCCTGGCTGCTCGGTGACCACACCCCGGACACCGGCTGTGGGCTCAAGGTCTTCGGGCGCGACTTCTTCCTCTCCCTCCCGTACTTCGACCACGTGCACCGTTTCCTGCCCGCCCTGGCCCTGCGCGAGGGCGGCGGGGTCCTGTCCGTGCCAGTGAGCCACCGGCCCCGGGCAGCCGGGAGCTCCAAGTACGGGGTGAGCAACCGGCTCTGGGTCGGCATCGTCGACCTGCTGGGCGTCGCCTGGCTGCAGCGGCGGATGCGCCGCCCGGTCCTCGCCCGGCCCCCTGGGGGCAAAGAAGGGACCCCGGGGCCGTGA